CAAGGACGCCGACTTCGTCGTCGAGGCGGTCGTCGAGTCGCTCGAGCTGAAGAAGAAGATCCTCGCCACCCTCGACGAGATCGTCGCGCCCGACACGATCCTGGCGACCAACACGTCCTCCCTCTCGGTGACCGAGATCTCGACCGCGTCGCAGAAGCCGGGCCGCGTGGTCGGCGTCCACTTCTTCAACCCCGCGCCGGTGCAGAAGTTCGTCGAGATCGTACGCACCGTGGTGACCGAGGCCGAGGTGCTCGAAGACGCTCGGGAGGTCGTCGGCAAGCTCGGCAAGTCGCCGGTGGTCTGCGGCGACCGGGCCGGCTTCATCGCCAACGCGCTGCTCTTCGGCTACCTGAACCACGCGGTCTCGATGTTCGAGGGCCACTACGCCACCCGCGAGGACATCGACACCGCGATGCGCCTGGGCTGCGGCTACCCGATGGGCCCGCTGGCGCTGCTCGACCTGATCGGGCTCGACACCTCCTACGAGATCCTCGACACGATGTACCGCCAGGGCCGCGACCGCCTCCACGCTCCGTCGCCGATCCTCAAGCAGATGGTCACCGCCGGGATGCTCGGCCGAAAGTCGGGCCGCGGCTTCTACACCTACGAGGGCGCCGACTCACCCGTCGTGGTGCCCGACGGCCTCACCCCGAGCGCCGACGCCACCCACGAGCTGCGCCGCCAGGTCTCGAAGGTCGGCGTCGTCGGCACCGGCACGATGGCTTCCGGCATCGTCGAGGTCTTCGCCAAGGGCGGCTACGACGTGACGTACGTCGGGCGCAGCCAGGACAAGGTCGCCAAGGTGAACGAGAAGATCACCAAGAGCCTCGACAAGGCGATCGGGCGGGGCAAGCTGGAGGAGTCGGCGAAGCCCGAGATCCTCGGCCGGCTGACCGGCACCACCTCGCTCGACGACCTGGCCGACGTCGACATCGTCGTGGAGGCGATCGCGGAGGACCTGGCCATCAAGACCACGCTCTTCGAGAACCTCGACGACATCTGCAAGCCCGGCGCGATCCTGGCCACGACCACCTCGAGCCTGCCGGTCATCGAGCTGGCCAAGGTCACCAAGCGGCCGGCCGACGTCGTCGGGATGCACTTCTTCAACCCGGCGCCGGTGATGAAGCTGGTCGAGGTGGTCTCGACGGTCACCACGTCCGAGGACGTCTCCGAGACCGTTCGCGCGCTCTGCTCCGACATCGGCAAGTCGCCGGTCTCGTGCGGTGACCGGGCAGGGTTCATCGTCAACGCGCTGCTGTTCCCCTACCTCAACGACGCCGTCAAGATGCTCGAGGGCCACTACGCGACCGCCGACGACATCGACACCGCGATGAAGCTCGGCTGCGCACTGCCGATGGGCCCCTTCGAGCTCCTCGACGTCGTCGGCAACGACGTCTCGCTGGCCATCGAGCGCGAGCTCTACCTCGAGTTCCGCGAGCCGGGTTTCGCGCCCGCGCCGCTGCTGGAGCACCTGGTCACCGCCGGCTACCTCGGCCGCAAGACCGGCAAGGGGTTCCGCGACTACAGCTGATCCGAGCGCGCCTGAGCGTTCCTCCGTCAAGGTATGCAGGTCGAGGCGCACATCCCACGCGGAGCTCCCCGTGGGATGTGCGCCTTCGTCTGCATACCTTGACGGAGGAACCCCCGCGCCCACCCCAGCAGTACGCTGGTCGACGTGGGACTTCTGATCGCACTCCTCGTCGTCGTCGCGGTGATCGGCACCGTGGTCGTGACCAGCAGGCGCTCGCAGGCGCGGGCCCTGGAAAAGCAGCGCGCTGACCTCGAGCCGGTCAAGCAGCTCGCCTTCGAAGACGTCACCGCGTTCGGTGAAGAGCTCCAGAAGCTCGACCTCGAGATGGCCGGGCAGGCGCTCGACGAGGGCGCCAACGCCGACTATCAGCGTGCGCTCGACGAATACGAGACCGCGAAGCGGGCCGTCGACAAGATGGAGAAGCCCGAGGACGTCAAGGGCATCACCGAGATCGTCGAGGACGGGCGCTACGCGGTGGCGTGTGTGCAGGCGCGAGTCGCCGGCGAGGCGCTGCCGACCCGGCGTCCGCCGTGCTTCTTCGACCCGCGCCACGGGCTCTCCGTCGAAGACGTGGAGTGGGCGCCGCCGGGCGGCACCTCGCGCGACGTACCGGCCTGTGCGCTCGACGCCGAGCGGGTCAAGGCGGGCGCCGAGCCCGACACCCGCAAGGTGATGGTCGGCAACGAGCGGGTGCCCTACTGGCAGGGCGGCCCGGCCTACCGGCCCTACGCGGCGGGCTACTTCGGCGCGTTCTCGCCGATGGACTGGATGTTCGCCGGGCTGATGTTCAGCGCGTTCGGCGGCTTCGACGCCTTCGGTGAGATCGGTGAGGGCATGGGCGACGCGATCGGTGGTATCGGCGACGGCCTCGGTGACATGTTCGGCGGCATCGGCGACGGCATCGGTGACATGTTCGACGGCTTCGACTTCTAGCGACGTACGCTTCGCAGGTGCCACCACTTCATACGCTCGAGCTCGGTGAGAGCGGCAGCCGCGTCGTCTTCCTGCACGGCCTCTTCGGCCAGGGACGCAACTGGAACACCCTCGGCAAGCAGCTTGCCGGCGACCACCGAGTGAGCCTCGTCGACCTGCCCCACCACGGTCGTTCGCCGCATCCGGACGCCTTCGACTACCTCGAGGTCACCGCCTCGGTCGCCGAGCTGCTCTCTGCTGATGACGGGTCCGACGACCCGGCCACCGTGGTCGGCCACTCGATGGGCGGCAAGGTCGCCATGCTGCTCGCGATCACCCGACCCGAGCTGGTCGCGAAGCTGGTCGTGGCCGACATGTCGCCGGTCGTCTACGAGAAGGCACGCGACTTCAAGACGTACGTCGATGCCCTCAACGGCCTCGATCTCGGCTCGATCACCCGCCGCGACGAGGCCGACGCCGCGCTGCAGCCCGCCGTGCCGGACCCGACGATCCGCGGTTTCCTGCTGCAGAACCTGCGCCGCGAGGGTGACGGCTGGCGCTGGGCGATGAACCTCCCGGTGCTCGGCCGCGACCTCGACCGCATCGGTGACTGGCCCGCCGACGACCTGAAGGGGTTCGACCCCTACGACGGCCCGGTGCTGTGGCTGGCGGGGGAGCGGTCGAGCTACGTCACCGACGACTACGCGCCGGCCATGAAGGGATGGTTCCCGCGCTATCGCAAGGTGACCGTCAAGGGCGCCGGCCACTGGATCCACTCCGAGAAGCCGGAGACCTTCCTGGCGGCCCTCGAGCAGTTCCTCGCCTCCTAGCGGCGCACCGCTAGACCTCCCGGGCGCAGGGGCCCGCGAACACCGACGCCATCCGTGCGGCGACCGCCGTCTCGGCGCGCCGCTGGGCTGCCCTGCTCGGGTCGATGAGGAGGCGCACGGCGAGACCCTGCGTCAGCGCGAACGCCGCGTCGCTCTCGAGCAGGGCATCGGTCTCGGGCGCGACCTCGCCGCACTCCATCCCGTTGCGTACGGCGTGCGCGATGCGGTCGCCGAGCCGTCGGTCGAAGGCGCGCTGGTGCTCGGCAAGGGTCGGGTTGTCGAGGGCGAGCCCGGCGAAAGCGTGCCGGAGATAGGCCTCGTCGCGGTGGCTGGTGTCGAGCGGGAGCAGCTCGAGCAGACCGGCGCCGAGCATGTGCTCGATGCGGGCGTGTCGGCGCTCGGCGCGGGCGATCGCCGTCGTGATCCGGCTGTCGATCTCGTCGAGCAGCGTGCGCAGGGTGTCGGCGAGCAGCGCCTCCTTGGAGTCGTAGTAGTGCTGCACCAGGCCGACGGAGACGCCTGCGGCCTTGGCGGTGCCCGCGACGGTCACGGCGCCGAGGCCGGAGGTGAGGGCAAGCGTGCGCACGCCCGAGGTGATCTGCGCTCGGCGGGCGTCGTGGTCTGCGGTCCTGGTCATCGTCGAATGATAACAATATGGGCATACGGTTATGGTGTACGACATGGACGGTTCTCGAGCTCTCGCACGCGCACTCGCCGTGATTGCGGTCGTCATCGTCGGCGCGGCAGTGCCGGCGGCTGCCGGAACGGCTATGGCCCGGGAGGGCGACGGTGCCGTGGAGGCGTACGTCGACAGCTGGCGGGAGGTCAACCACGTGCCCGGGGCGGCGGTCGCGGTCATCGACGCAGACGGCGTGCAGACCTATGTCTCGGGCGAGGACGGAGACGGGGCCGCCGTCTCGCGCACGACGCCGTTCCTGGTGGGATCGGTCGCGAAGACGTTCACCAGCGCACTGGTGCTCCGCCTGGTCGATGAGGGCCGCCTCCGGCTCGACGACCCGGTGCAGGAGCATCTGCCGTGGCTGGACGCGCCGCGGGTGAGCGTGCGTCAGCTGCTCACCCACACGGCCGGCTACACGGCCGGTGACGGGCTCGCGGTCTCGGAGCGGTTCGACAGCTCGCCCGGGGCGCTGCGCCGGGCGGCGGGCGACCTCGAGCGCCACGGCACGCCGGGGCGCTATGCCTACAACAGCGCCGACTATCTCGTGCTGGGTGCCCTGATCGAGGAGGTGACGGGGCGCTCGTTCGCCTCCGTCGTCGAGGAGTCCCTCTTCGATCCGGTCGGGATGACGGAGACCGCCGCCGATGCACAGGGCGCCGATGCGCTCCCGCCCGGCCACCGACAGTGGTGGGGGTGGACGCGTGCCTACGACCCCGGCTTCGACGAGTCCGGTGCGTCCTACGGCTACGTCGTCTCGACGCTCGATGACCTGACGACGTACGCCCGAGCCCTGCTGGCCGGCGAGGTGCTGCCGCACAGCCTCGAGGACGAGGCCTGGAGCGTGCAGGAGGTCACCGGAGCGGGGCGCGGCTACGGCTACGGCTGGAGCGTCGAGGACGGTGACCAGCCTCGCGTCCATCACACGGGTGCCACTCCCGGCTACTTCGCCCATGTCTCCCTGGTGCCCGAGGAGGGTCGTGCCGTCGTCGTCCTCGCCAACGCCTACGCCGAGAAGCGCGCCCCGAGCCTGGCGGCCGCGGCCGCCGACATCGACCGGATCGCGCGCGGCGGGTCGGCGAGCGTACGAGGCGGCGACCCGATCCTGACGGCCGCGCCGTGGCTGCTGATGGCCTTCGTCCCGCTCGGTCTGGGGCTCGCCCTGGCCGCCCGCCGCGGCCCGCGCTCGCCGAGGCTCAGATGGGCGTGCGCGGCGGTCGCCGCGCTGGCCACCGGTGCTCTGGCCGTGCTGCCGCGACTGCTGGGCGGGTCGTTCGGCACGGCGTTCACATGGCTGCCCGACCTGGCGCTCGGTGTCGTCGCGAGCAGCGCGACGCTGCTGCTCGTGGCCGTCTCCTGCGCGGTCCGGCCCCGAGGACTCCTGCAGCCGGCTCCCGCCGCCCTCGAGAGGCTCGAGGGCGGTCAGGGCTCGATGAGCCCCGACCGGATGGCGTAGCGGGTCACCTGGGTGCGATCGCGCAGGCCCAGCTTGGCGAGGATGTTCTCCCGGTGTCGCTCGACGGTCTTGTAGGAGATCGTGAGCTCGCGGGCGATCTCGCGGGTCGAGTGGCCTTCCGCGATGAGCTTGAGCACCTCGTCCTCGCGTTCGGTGAGCACGGTGGCCGGCAGGCTCTCGCCGCGCTTGAGGCGGTCGAGGTAGTCGCGCACCATGGCGCTCATCGCGCCGGGGTAGACGAAGGCCTGGCCGTTCATCGCGGTGCGGCAGGCTTTGACGAGGTCCTCGTCGGCGACCGACTTGAGCACGTAGCCGCTGGCCCCGACCTTGAGGGCCTCGAAGAAGTACTGCTCGTTGTCGTGCATCGAGAGCATCAGCATCTTCGGTGGCGTACGCATCCGCGCGATGGTGCGCGCGGCCTGGAGCCCGGTCGTGCGGGGCATGGCGACGTCGAGGATGACCAGGTCGACCTCGACGTCGCGCAGTGCGGCGATGGCCTCGGTGCCGTCGGCGGCCTCGGCGACGACCTCGAGGTCGGGCTCGGCGTCGAGGATCAGGCGCACGCCGCGACGCACCAGGGTGTGGTCGTCGGCGAGCAGGATGCGGATCTTCGCAGATGTGGGCGTCACAGCGGGACCTCCAGACGGACGACGGTGCCGTGGCCAGCGGTGCTGGTGACGCTCAGGTCGGCGCCGACGAGCAGGGCCCGCTCGCGCATGCCGCTGATGCCGGCGCCGGGCACGAGATCGGCACTGCCGCGGCCGTCGTCGGAGACGGTGAGCACTGCCTTGTCGCCCACCTTGCACAGCGAGAGCTCGGCGGTGCCGGCGTGCGCGTGGCGCACCACGTTGGTGAGCGCCTCCTGGGCGACCCGGTAGACCACGAGCTCGCGATCCTGGGGCAGATCGGGCAGGCCCCGCCCGATGGTGCGGCGCACGGTCGTGCGGCCGAGTGCGCCGACGTCGGTGGTCAGTGCGGCCAGGGCGGCGTGCAGGCCGAGATCCTCGAGCACCCCCGGTCGCAGCTGTCGCGCCACGCGGCGTACGTCGTCGATGCCAGTGCGTGCGGACTCGCGGACGGCGGAGAGCTCGGGGCGCACCTCTTCCGGCACCTGTCGCTCCAGCCCCTTGAGCCCCAGGAGCACGACCGTCAGCGACTGGCCGACCTCGTCGTGAAGCTCCTGGGCGATCCGGTGGCGCTCGGCCTCCTGCGCCGCCAGGGCCTTGGCGTTGCTGGTGCTCCGCTCGGTCTCCAGCCGCTCGAGCATCGCGTTGTAGCTGGCCACCAGGCGGGCACCGGCGCCGTTGCCGTGGGTCGGCAGGCGCTGGTCGGGGGAGGGGCGGTCGACCGAGTCCATCGTGCGGATCACCCGGTCGATCGGGGCCAGGCTGCGCAGCAGCAGGAGGGCGTTGAGGGTCGCCATGGCGGCCAGGCCGACGGTCAGGATGATCGCCTCCGAGGCCAGCACCCGCTCCGAGACCCGGGCCGGCGACAGCGCCAGGACCAGGGTGCCGACACAGAAGACCGTCCCGTTGGTCAGGCACACCTGCCAGTAGAGGGGAAGATGACTCGTCCCGCCACGTCGGTTGCTCATGTGGCAAGCCTGACACGTTCTTCGGCAAGGACTTATGGGTGTCAGCACCCATTCGGATCCGGCGCGTATTAACGGAGAGTCGTTGGCATGGAGCTCAACGCATGATCGTTTACGCCGCGCTGGCGATCTTCATCGTGACCTACGGACTCATCGCCACCGAGCGTTTTCATCGGGTAGCAGCAGCCCTCGGGGGCGTCGCGGCGATGGTGGTGATCGGGATCATCAACGCGGAGTCGGCCTTCTTCAGCCATGAGACGGGGGTCGACTGGGACGTCATCTTCCTGCTCTTCGGGATGATGGTGATAGTCGGAGTGCTCAAGCAGACCGGTCTGTTCGAGTTCCTCGCGCTCTGGGCGGTCAGGCACTCGGGCGGGCGCCCGGCCCGGCTGGCGACCCTGCTGATCCTGGTGACCGCGGCGCTCTCCCCGATCCTCGACAACGTCACGACGGTGCTGCTGGTCACGCCGGTCACGCTCTCGGTCTGCGAGCGTCTCGGCCTGCGCCCGATGCCCTACCTGATCTCGCTGATCCTTGCGGCCAACGTCGGCGGCACGTCCACGCTCATCGCCGACCCGCCCAACATCATCATCGCGAGCCGCGCCAACCTGACCTTCGACGACTTCCTGGTGCACTCGCTGCCGTTGTGCCTGATCCTGCTGGTGGTCCTGATCGGCCTGGTCCGGGTGCTCTTCCGCAAAGATCTGCGGGGTCACGTCGAGCTCGACGGCCTCATCGAGCCGCCGGCCTCGGCGATCCCCGACCGCGGGCTGCTCTACCGCTGCCTGGCCGTGCTCGGGCTGGTCATGCTCGCGTTCGGGCTGCACACCGAGCTCCACCTGGATCCGTCGCTGGTCGCCATGCTCGGCGCCGGTGCGATGGTGGTGGTCTCGCAGACCAAGACCGAGGAGTTCCTCGAGGAGGTCGAGTGGGCGACGCTGGCCTTCTTCATGGCGCTGTTCGTGCTGGTCGGCGGGTTGGTCGAGGTCGGCGTGATCGGGGCCGTCGGGACGTACGCCGCCGAGCTGATGGGCGACAACGAGCTCGCCGGGGTGACCGGCCTGATGATCGGGTCGGCGGTTGTCGGCGGGTTCGTCGACAACATCCCTTACACCGCGGCGATGGTGCCGATCGTGGAGGAGATGGTGGCCTCGACGTCGTCGTCGGGCGCCGACAGCCCGCTGTGGTGGGCGCTCGTCTTCGGTGCGGACCTGGGCGGCAACACGACCGCCGTCGCGGCCGGTGCCAACGTGGTGGTGCTCGGCCTGGCCGCCAAAGCCGGTCATCCGATCAGCTTCTGGAAGTTCACCCGCTACGGCATCGTGGTGACCGCCGTGACCCTCGCGGTGGCCTGGGTCTACGTCGCGCTCCGCTACTTCGTGCTGGCCTGACTGCTCGCCCGACTGCTCGCCTGGCCACTGGACTGACCGCTGGCCGTCTGGCCGCCTGCCGCGCCCTGACGCTCGCGGTAGGCGGCGACGGCGTTGCGGTTGGTGCAGGTCGCCGAGCAGTAGCGCTTGGAGCGGTTGCGGGAGAGGTCCACGACGATCCCGGCGCAGCCCTCGTCGGCGCACACGGCGAGCCGGGAGAGCTCGTCGGTGCGGATGACGTCGACCATCGCCATCGCGGTCTCCACCGCGATCCTGGTGGCCAGCGGAGCGTCGAACCCGGTGGCGTGGATGTGCCAGTCGTACGTCGTGTGTCGCACGAGCTGGGGAGTGGCGTCGTGCTCGGCCAGCATCTGGTTGGCCAGGCGCACCGCCTCGCCCTCCTCGGCGACCAGGAGGTCACGCAGGCGCGGGCGGAGCGCGCGCACCTCGTCGAGCTCGGCGCGGGTCCTGTCGTGCCGGCCGGTGTATCCGTAGGACTCGAACAGCTCCGAAAGGTCGTCGACCGTGGTCAGCTCGTCGACCGCACCGGGGGAGAGGGCCAGGGTGTTGGCGAGCGAGGCCGCCGCCTGGAGACCTACACCGGTGTCATGGGTGAAAACCATGTTGACACATTACCGCGCCGGTGGGATTGTCATGTGTCATGGCGACTTTGACCAATGACGACAAGGCTCTGCCGAGCGCGCCGAAGACTCCGCTCGTGGCGGCCGGGCTGCTCGTCGCGGTCGTGTCCGCGGTCACGTTCAGCCTCTCCGGACCGCTGGGTCGCGGGCTGTTCGACACCGGCTGGTCGACGGGCGGCGTGCTGATCTTCCGGGTCGGCATCGGCGCCGTCGTGCTGGCCCCCTTCGCGGTGCGCCAGCTCGCCGGGAGGTGGCGCACCGTGGTCGCGAGCTGGCGTGCTGTCGTGGCGTACGCCCTGCTGGCGATCGTGGTGCCGCAGTTCGCGTTCTTCTCGGCGGTGCAGTGGATGGCCGTCGGGCCGGCCCTGCTCGTGGAGTACATGGGCGTCGTGCTCGTGGTCGCCTGGATGTGGGCGCGGCACGGCGAGCGGCCCTCGCGGCTGACGATGGCGGGAGCGCTGGTCGCGATCGCCGGGCTCGTGCTCGTGCTCGACCTGGTCAGCGGGGCCGACGTCGACCCGATCGGCATCCTGTGGGCCTCGGGCGCCGCGGTGGGGCTGGCCGGTTACTTCGTGCTCAACGCCCACTCGGCCACGACCATGCCGCCGCTCCCGATGGCCTGGCTGGGCCTGAGCGCCGCGACGGTGCTGCTCGGCGTGCTCTGCCTGGTGGGGGCGATCCCGTTCGCGATGGCGACCGCGCCGGCGGTGCTGGCGGGCTGGGAGGTCGCCTGGTGGGTGCCGTTGATCGGTCTGGGTGTGCTGACCTGCTCGGTGGCGTACGCGACCGGCATCGCCGCTTCGCGCAGGCTGGGCTCGCGCCTCTCGTCGTTCGTCGGCCTCCTGGAGGTCGTCTCCGCGGTCGTCTTCGCCTGGCTCCTGCTCGGAGAGGCGC
The sequence above is drawn from the Nocardioides albertanoniae genome and encodes:
- a CDS encoding alpha/beta fold hydrolase, coding for MPPLHTLELGESGSRVVFLHGLFGQGRNWNTLGKQLAGDHRVSLVDLPHHGRSPHPDAFDYLEVTASVAELLSADDGSDDPATVVGHSMGGKVAMLLAITRPELVAKLVVADMSPVVYEKARDFKTYVDALNGLDLGSITRRDEADAALQPAVPDPTIRGFLLQNLRREGDGWRWAMNLPVLGRDLDRIGDWPADDLKGFDPYDGPVLWLAGERSSYVTDDYAPAMKGWFPRYRKVTVKGAGHWIHSEKPETFLAALEQFLAS
- a CDS encoding serine hydrolase domain-containing protein codes for the protein MDGSRALARALAVIAVVIVGAAVPAAAGTAMAREGDGAVEAYVDSWREVNHVPGAAVAVIDADGVQTYVSGEDGDGAAVSRTTPFLVGSVAKTFTSALVLRLVDEGRLRLDDPVQEHLPWLDAPRVSVRQLLTHTAGYTAGDGLAVSERFDSSPGALRRAAGDLERHGTPGRYAYNSADYLVLGALIEEVTGRSFASVVEESLFDPVGMTETAADAQGADALPPGHRQWWGWTRAYDPGFDESGASYGYVVSTLDDLTTYARALLAGEVLPHSLEDEAWSVQEVTGAGRGYGYGWSVEDGDQPRVHHTGATPGYFAHVSLVPEEGRAVVVLANAYAEKRAPSLAAAAADIDRIARGGSASVRGGDPILTAAPWLLMAFVPLGLGLALAARRGPRSPRLRWACAAVAALATGALAVLPRLLGGSFGTAFTWLPDLALGVVASSATLLLVAVSCAVRPRGLLQPAPAALERLEGGQGSMSPDRMA
- a CDS encoding response regulator, producing the protein MTPTSAKIRILLADDHTLVRRGVRLILDAEPDLEVVAEAADGTEAIAALRDVEVDLVILDVAMPRTTGLQAARTIARMRTPPKMLMLSMHDNEQYFFEALKVGASGYVLKSVADEDLVKACRTAMNGQAFVYPGAMSAMVRDYLDRLKRGESLPATVLTEREDEVLKLIAEGHSTREIARELTISYKTVERHRENILAKLGLRDRTQVTRYAIRSGLIEP
- a CDS encoding 3-hydroxyacyl-CoA dehydrogenase family protein, producing MSERTIETVGVVGLGTMGAGIAEVFARNGFTVVGVERDEEGLERGKEHLANSTGRAVKRGKLSADEQEALLGRITFATDPTALKDADFVVEAVVESLELKKKILATLDEIVAPDTILATNTSSLSVTEISTASQKPGRVVGVHFFNPAPVQKFVEIVRTVVTEAEVLEDAREVVGKLGKSPVVCGDRAGFIANALLFGYLNHAVSMFEGHYATREDIDTAMRLGCGYPMGPLALLDLIGLDTSYEILDTMYRQGRDRLHAPSPILKQMVTAGMLGRKSGRGFYTYEGADSPVVVPDGLTPSADATHELRRQVSKVGVVGTGTMASGIVEVFAKGGYDVTYVGRSQDKVAKVNEKITKSLDKAIGRGKLEESAKPEILGRLTGTTSLDDLADVDIVVEAIAEDLAIKTTLFENLDDICKPGAILATTTSSLPVIELAKVTKRPADVVGMHFFNPAPVMKLVEVVSTVTTSEDVSETVRALCSDIGKSPVSCGDRAGFIVNALLFPYLNDAVKMLEGHYATADDIDTAMKLGCALPMGPFELLDVVGNDVSLAIERELYLEFREPGFAPAPLLEHLVTAGYLGRKTGKGFRDYS
- a CDS encoding TetR/AcrR family transcriptional regulator, which codes for MTRTADHDARRAQITSGVRTLALTSGLGAVTVAGTAKAAGVSVGLVQHYYDSKEALLADTLRTLLDEIDSRITTAIARAERRHARIEHMLGAGLLELLPLDTSHRDEAYLRHAFAGLALDNPTLAEHQRAFDRRLGDRIAHAVRNGMECGEVAPETDALLESDAAFALTQGLAVRLLIDPSRAAQRRAETAVAARMASVFAGPCAREV
- a CDS encoding CGNR zinc finger domain-containing protein, with the protein product MVFTHDTGVGLQAAASLANTLALSPGAVDELTTVDDLSELFESYGYTGRHDRTRAELDEVRALRPRLRDLLVAEEGEAVRLANQMLAEHDATPQLVRHTTYDWHIHATGFDAPLATRIAVETAMAMVDVIRTDELSRLAVCADEGCAGIVVDLSRNRSKRYCSATCTNRNAVAAYRERQGAAGGQTASGQSSGQASSRASSQASTK
- a CDS encoding HAMP domain-containing sensor histidine kinase, which gives rise to MSNRRGGTSHLPLYWQVCLTNGTVFCVGTLVLALSPARVSERVLASEAIILTVGLAAMATLNALLLLRSLAPIDRVIRTMDSVDRPSPDQRLPTHGNGAGARLVASYNAMLERLETERSTSNAKALAAQEAERHRIAQELHDEVGQSLTVVLLGLKGLERQVPEEVRPELSAVRESARTGIDDVRRVARQLRPGVLEDLGLHAALAALTTDVGALGRTTVRRTIGRGLPDLPQDRELVVYRVAQEALTNVVRHAHAGTAELSLCKVGDKAVLTVSDDGRGSADLVPGAGISGMRERALLVGADLSVTSTAGHGTVVRLEVPL
- a CDS encoding SLC13 family permease, which gives rise to MIVYAALAIFIVTYGLIATERFHRVAAALGGVAAMVVIGIINAESAFFSHETGVDWDVIFLLFGMMVIVGVLKQTGLFEFLALWAVRHSGGRPARLATLLILVTAALSPILDNVTTVLLVTPVTLSVCERLGLRPMPYLISLILAANVGGTSTLIADPPNIIIASRANLTFDDFLVHSLPLCLILLVVLIGLVRVLFRKDLRGHVELDGLIEPPASAIPDRGLLYRCLAVLGLVMLAFGLHTELHLDPSLVAMLGAGAMVVVSQTKTEEFLEEVEWATLAFFMALFVLVGGLVEVGVIGAVGTYAAELMGDNELAGVTGLMIGSAVVGGFVDNIPYTAAMVPIVEEMVASTSSSGADSPLWWALVFGADLGGNTTAVAAGANVVVLGLAAKAGHPISFWKFTRYGIVVTAVTLAVAWVYVALRYFVLA
- a CDS encoding EamA family transporter, whose translation is MATLTNDDKALPSAPKTPLVAAGLLVAVVSAVTFSLSGPLGRGLFDTGWSTGGVLIFRVGIGAVVLAPFAVRQLAGRWRTVVASWRAVVAYALLAIVVPQFAFFSAVQWMAVGPALLVEYMGVVLVVAWMWARHGERPSRLTMAGALVAIAGLVLVLDLVSGADVDPIGILWASGAAVGLAGYFVLNAHSATTMPPLPMAWLGLSAATVLLGVLCLVGAIPFAMATAPAVLAGWEVAWWVPLIGLGVLTCSVAYATGIAASRRLGSRLSSFVGLLEVVSAVVFAWLLLGEAPAPIQIVGGLVVLAGIIAVRQGERATRVG